In the genome of Helicobacter colisuis, the window AACCTAGAAGTTAAGCTCTTCTTCGCTGATGATACTGCAACTTTCAGATGTGGTAAAGTAGGACGGTGCGGAGATGAGAGTGTAAAAGAAAATGAGTTTTACTGCTTTTTAATTCTTCCTTGTAAATTTTAACATCACTCTTGCTATCGATATTAGTATTTAGCATTACTCTTATTCTTACTATTGCACCATCAATATTAGAAAAGCTACAATACTTTTTAAAATATTTAAATTCTCTCTAAAAATTATACATAATTCTATAAATGTATAGGCTGGAGATATATGAGAGATTAAAGATTAAAGATTAGATTTGGAGAATGGAGTTAGAATACTTGAGAGCTACTTCTCTTTAAAATTTAAACGCTAAACCATTAAGATTGTGCTATTAATATTTGATATTACTCTTACTGCCTTATGTTAATATTAATATTTTTCGTTGAAATATTTGATTAATGATTGTTTGGTGAATAGACAGATAAATAGAAATTTAAGAGGATTGGGAATAAAGTGTATAAAAGATAGAAATTTATGATTGTCTATGCTAAAGAATAAATGTGCGAAATGGTATGTATTGGGAGTAGTAGAATAATATGGGTTTAATAGGTATTCTTGAAATATTAGCAGAGAGTTTTTGATGCTTTAGTGGTTGCTAGTATGGGGAATTGGGTTTGGGGTGGAGATTTACTTTAAGGTAAATGTTGCAAGATTAAAGATTCTGCTTGGAATCTTTGTGGTTAAAGGCTTGTATTGGTTTTTTGAGTGGGTGTATAATGATAAACTTTGTAATTTTAATATTAGGATTGTTAGGTGGAATCTAAAAATTAAAAGATAGAAATTCTAGCATTAAAAGAAAATAAGCGAGATAAAGAGTTGCTAGAGATTGAAAGGTTTAGTATGTGGGGGGTTGGATTGTTGATTGTGTTAGTGCAGGGTTTTTGCTAAATGAGAGTAAAAGGGTTAGAGTGGATTGGAAATGGAGTGTTAGTTTGAATGTTTGTGGGGTTTAAATTTATTTGGATTATTGGTGACTAGTTGTAGTGGTTTTTAAAATCATTGATAAATATATTTAATAGTGATTAATAGTGATAGGTGAGTTATAAGGCGTAAGCTTTGTGAGATTCTTTGGGATAATTGTTTATTTGTGGGTTGTGTGAAATCTGTTCTTTTTAGTGCTTTGATAGATGAGTAGTTTTTTGCAGATAAAACAATTATTGTGAAATAGTTTTATGATTTAAAGTAATTTATTTATATAAAAATGGTTACTTAAAGTAACTATTTTTATATGTGCCTAATTATAAAAATTATCTTATTGTTTATTCTTATAGGTATTTGCTTGTAGGATTTTGAAAGCTTACAAGTTTGTTTTAAAAATCAATAGAACTTCATTGTCTTTTTGGATTCATCAAGCCTTATATTAAAATATCTTAAAGTTAAATAAGTCTTAATGGCTTTGTTATGAATAATAAAAAGGAGACAATATTATGGATAAAGTTGTATTTATTACAGGAGGTTCTACAGGTATAGGTAATGCTTGTGTGCATAAGTTTCATTAAAAAGGCTACAAGGTTGCTTTTATGGATATAAATCAAGAGGAAGGGTGTAAAGTAGCATAAAATTTGGAAAATGTTCTTTTTATAGCGGTAGATACCAAAAAAGAAAGAAGATATTAAAAATGCTATTGCCAAAGTGGTAGAAAAATTTGGAAAGTTTGATGTAATTTCTTTAAATGCAGGTATTCATCGTTGCAATACCATTCTTGATATTAGCGATGAAGAGTTTGATTTGATAATCCAAACAAATATTTATGGTTATGTTAATACTATGAGACTTGCTATTCCTTATATGAAAGAAGAGGGTGGAAGTATTGTGATTAATGCTTCGGATCAATGTTTTGTTGGTAAGTCAAATAGTTTTGCATATGGACTTACTAAGGGTGCTTTAGGGCAGATAACAAAGTCTTTAAGTATAGATTTAGCTCCAAAAATTAGAGTAAATGCTGTGTGTGCTGGGACTATTAGAACTCCGATGACAGAGAAGTTATTTCAAGATTTTGCAAACATTACGCATAATGGAAATACATATTTTTATTGGCAGAGCGAAAGAGAAAAATATCCTTTAAAGAAAATAGGACAACCTAGTGAAGTAGCAGAACTTATCTATTTTTTAGCAAGCCCAAAGGCGAGTTTTATTACAGGGGAACTTTATTTGATTGATGGTGGATTGACAGCTGGGATTCCTCATTAAATATAGTTTTTTCTTAAGAAAAATATTTCGTTGGTTTGTTTTATAAAGGGACATTGTAAAATTTGTTTTTCTAAAAGTTAAAGATTTTTATGTTTATTTTTTTTAAAACTCTTGCATTTGTAAAAACTTTGTGTTAAAATCGCAGTTAAGCTTATGAGTTTAGATTCTAAGCTTTAAGCGAGAAATCTATTATGCAAACTCTGACTTTAAACAAATTCATTTTGTTTTCTGTGTGCGAAATTTTGTATAATCAGATTGTAATTTCGAAATTCAATCTTAAGGAGATTAAAATGAAATTTATCAAATTAAGTCTTGCAGCTAGCGTTGCACTAGGTGCATTATCTACAGCGAGCTTTGCTCAACCACTTGAAGAAGCGATTAAGGGAATTGATGTAAGCGGATATTTAAGATACCGATACAATGACGACAGATACGACAATGGAAAGGGTAATGTAGATAATAGTAATGCACAACACCAATGGAGAGCAGTAGCGGATTTCAAAACACCAGTGGTAAATAATATCGCATTAAATTTTGGTGTATGGTATCAAACAGCTAACCAAAATGTAAATCATGGAAAAGGAACAGGAAATGAAACTCCTGGAACAGCTCAGGCATTCACAGGTAGTGGCTTGGGTTCAGGTTCTGATGGTGAGTTTGGTGTAAGAGAGTTTTATGCGACTATTACTCCAGATAGCACAGCGACAACAATCAAAATCGGTAAGCAACTTCTTGATACACCTGTAACCAATGCGGCTGATGGTGATAGAGGAACAGGTATCTTAGCGCTTAATAGCGATATTCCAAATCTTACTTTAGCAGCTGCAGCATTTGATTCTTGGGCTATTAATGAAGGTGTAGCTTTTCAAGATGATTACTCTATTGATAAACCTCTTTATGCTTTAGCGGGTATCTATGGAATTGATACTAACTATGGTCGCTTTGGCGGACAACTTTGGGGATTCTATATCGATGATGCGGTAGATGCTTTAGTATTTGGTGAGCTTTCATGGCAAGGTAGTTTGCTTAGAGCAAAATTACAATACTCTTATGCGGCATTAAATAATGATGCTGATTCTGTGTTTGCTGCACTATATCTTGGTGGAAATCCTGGCGGAAAACCCAAAGCAAATATTTCAGAATCAAATGATGCTTTTGTAGTTGAAGTGGGTGCAGATTTCAGAAATTATTATCAACTTCCACTAAATGTAACTTTGGGATATATTACAAACTTCGCAGATGGAACAGCAGTAGCTCTTGAAGATGAAGGAAGCAATGTATCAAGAAAAGGTAAAATTTGGTGGCAAAATCGTGGAACACGTATTTCTACTTCAGCACTTAGTGGTTATGGTATCCAAGGATTTGGAACAGAGCAAGATATTGATGTATTCTATGCAGGTGTAGATTATAGCTTCATTGATGAGAGATTAAATGTAGGTCTTGAGTTTGCTTGGGGTGAAAATGATATTTCTTCAGGAAATAATAATGCTAACAATCCTCGAGGTATTAAAAAAGTAGAATTCACTGAAATTACTCCAACAATTAGCTGGAAACACAGCAAACAATTAACATTGTCTGCATTCTATGCATTCTTGAATAATAGCTATGATATGGTAGCACCTGGTGCTTCAATGGATGATCAAGATAGAAACAGATTTAGGGTTGAAGCAAAATATAGCTTCTAATTTTTTTAACAAAGCCTTTGGGCTTTGTTATCTTCTAAAACTTCTTTTATAACTACAATTTAATATTTAAAATCATTTAACTCTTTTTAAAATTCAAGATTAGTTTGACTAAGTTTCTGGTTTAAGTTAATGTGGCTTTGGATTGATTATTTGGGATTTTTAGAGAGAAATATTGAATCTCTTAGCATTGTAAGCTCTTCTTGTGTGAAGCCAGCTTCTATCCTTGCTTGAGTGTTGAAAGCGGTGTTGGCTTTGGGGAATGAAAAATGGTGTTTTTTAAGGATTTCTAAATAGACTTCTGCGCGTTTTTGCTTGGGAATGCTTTGTTTGTCGCATAGATAATGAAACCAAGTATTGCCTTTTGAGACATGTGAAATTTCTTCTTGGTAGATTATTTCTAAGACTTTTAAAAAGTCTTCTTTGATAGGGTGGTTGCTTGCTTGGACTTTGGCGCATAAAAAGGGATTAACATCTAGCCCCACAGCTTCCATTCCTCTTGGCACAAGGGCGATCCTATCTAAAAGAATATCGCAGTTTTTCATCGAATCAAAAAGCAAAGTGTGCACCCCAAAATCTCCATATCTAAATCCTATGCTTTGAAGCAATTGATTGAGTTTGAGAAAATGATGCACTTCTTGGAATGCGACTTCCACCCACGCTTGA includes:
- a CDS encoding ferritin-like domain-containing protein, producing MAKAPKQIYRLLKQKVMVANLKALAKKEDSIELFNALKNALDAKSAEEKCTLTEEIFYNFKHIKINHNAEILPLMAPTFSYFCQIVPPKKVPQGKYLKNDLNAAHLLHSIAHIEFSAIDLALDCAYRFRNLPLEYYQAWVEVAFQEVHHFLKLNQLLQSIGFRYGDFGVHTLLFDSMKNCDILLDRIALVPRGMEAVGLDVNPFLCAKVQASNHPIKEDFLKVLEIIYQEEISHVSKGNTWFHYLCDKQSIPKQKRAEVYLEILKKHHFSFPKANTAFNTQARIEAGFTQEELTMLRDSIFLSKNPK
- a CDS encoding major outer membrane protein, whose translation is MKFIKLSLAASVALGALSTASFAQPLEEAIKGIDVSGYLRYRYNDDRYDNGKGNVDNSNAQHQWRAVADFKTPVVNNIALNFGVWYQTANQNVNHGKGTGNETPGTAQAFTGSGLGSGSDGEFGVREFYATITPDSTATTIKIGKQLLDTPVTNAADGDRGTGILALNSDIPNLTLAAAAFDSWAINEGVAFQDDYSIDKPLYALAGIYGIDTNYGRFGGQLWGFYIDDAVDALVFGELSWQGSLLRAKLQYSYAALNNDADSVFAALYLGGNPGGKPKANISESNDAFVVEVGADFRNYYQLPLNVTLGYITNFADGTAVALEDEGSNVSRKGKIWWQNRGTRISTSALSGYGIQGFGTEQDIDVFYAGVDYSFIDERLNVGLEFAWGENDISSGNNNANNPRGIKKVEFTEITPTISWKHSKQLTLSAFYAFLNNSYDMVAPGASMDDQDRNRFRVEAKYSF
- a CDS encoding SDR family oxidoreductase; amino-acid sequence: MKNAIAKVVEKFGKFDVISLNAGIHRCNTILDISDEEFDLIIQTNIYGYVNTMRLAIPYMKEEGGSIVINASDQCFVGKSNSFAYGLTKGALGQITKSLSIDLAPKIRVNAVCAGTIRTPMTEKLFQDFANITHNGNTYFYWQSEREKYPLKKIGQPSEVAELIYFLASPKASFITGELYLIDGGLTAGIPH